A window of the Pseudomonas furukawaii genome harbors these coding sequences:
- the ahcY gene encoding adenosylhomocysteinase: MSAVMTPADFTDYKVADISLAAWGRRELIIAESEMPALMGLRRKYAASQPLKGAKILGCIHMTIQTGVLIETLVALGAEVRWSSCNIFSTQDQAAAAIAAAGIPVFAWKGETEAEYEWCIEQTILKDGQPWDANMVLDDGGDLTEILHKKYPQMLEKIHGITEETTTGVHRLLDMLKAGTLKVPAINVNDSVTKSKNDNKYGCRHSLNDAIKRGTDHLLSGKQALVIGYGDVGKGSAQSLRQEGMIVKVSEVDPICAMQACMDGFEVVSPYKDGLNDGTPDSIDAALLGKIDLIVTTTGNVNVCDANMLKALKKRAVVCNIGHFDNEIDTAFMRKHWAWEEVKPQVHKIHRTGNVGFDPLNDDYLILLAEGRLVNLGNATGHPSRIMDGSFANQVLAQIHLFEQKFADLPADEKAKRLTVEVLPKKLDEEVALEMVKGFGGVVTRLTPQQADYIGVDASGPFKPDTYRY; the protein is encoded by the coding sequence ATGAGCGCTGTCATGACGCCTGCCGATTTCACCGACTACAAGGTCGCCGACATTTCCCTGGCCGCCTGGGGCCGCCGCGAGCTGATCATCGCCGAATCCGAGATGCCCGCCCTGATGGGCCTGCGTCGCAAGTACGCCGCCAGCCAGCCCCTGAAAGGCGCGAAGATCCTCGGCTGCATCCACATGACCATCCAGACCGGCGTGCTGATCGAAACCCTGGTCGCCCTGGGCGCCGAAGTGCGCTGGTCCTCCTGCAACATCTTCTCCACCCAGGACCAGGCCGCGGCCGCCATCGCCGCCGCCGGCATCCCGGTGTTCGCCTGGAAGGGCGAGACCGAGGCGGAGTACGAGTGGTGCATCGAGCAGACCATCCTCAAGGACGGCCAGCCCTGGGACGCCAACATGGTGCTGGACGACGGCGGTGACCTGACCGAGATCCTGCACAAGAAATACCCCCAGATGCTGGAGAAGATCCACGGCATCACCGAAGAGACCACCACCGGCGTGCACCGCCTGCTGGACATGCTCAAGGCGGGCACCCTGAAAGTCCCGGCGATCAACGTCAACGACTCGGTCACCAAGAGCAAGAACGACAACAAGTACGGCTGCCGCCACAGCCTGAACGACGCCATCAAGCGCGGCACCGACCACCTGCTGTCCGGCAAGCAGGCCCTGGTGATCGGCTACGGCGACGTGGGCAAGGGTTCCGCCCAGTCCCTGCGCCAGGAAGGCATGATCGTGAAGGTCTCGGAAGTCGACCCGATCTGCGCCATGCAGGCCTGCATGGACGGCTTCGAAGTCGTCTCCCCCTACAAGGACGGCCTCAATGACGGCACGCCGGACAGCATCGACGCCGCCCTGCTGGGCAAGATCGACCTGATCGTCACCACCACCGGTAACGTCAATGTCTGCGACGCCAACATGCTCAAGGCGCTGAAGAAGCGCGCCGTGGTGTGCAACATCGGTCACTTCGACAACGAGATCGACACCGCCTTCATGCGCAAGCACTGGGCCTGGGAAGAGGTGAAGCCCCAGGTGCACAAGATCCACCGCACCGGCAATGTCGGCTTCGACCCGCTGAATGACGACTACCTGATCCTGCTGGCCGAAGGCCGCCTGGTGAACCTGGGCAACGCCACCGGCCACCCGAGCCGCATCATGGACGGCTCTTTCGCCAACCAGGTGCTGGCCCAGATCCACCTGTTCGAGCAGAAGTTCGCCGACCTGCCGGCCGACGAGAAGGCCAAACGCCTGACCGTGGAAGTCCTGCCCAAGAAGCTGGACGAGGAAGTGGCGCTGGAAATGGTGAAGGGCTTCGGCGGCGTGGTCACCCGTTTGACCCCGCAGCAGGCCGACTACATCGGCGTCGACGCCTCCGGCCCGTTCAAGCCGGACACCTACCGTTACTGA
- the ligB gene encoding NAD-dependent DNA ligase LigB yields MPRRIVPLTLALLPILATPCPRWTPDRAATELELLASQIGQWNLDYHRLGRSSVDDELYDQARARLELLRDCFPEVAPEPPDPLAGNRGPLPHPVPQTGLDKLGGPDSLEAWLGQRRDLWVQPKVDGVAVTLEYRKDRLVRAISRGDGRHGQDWSAQARRIPAIPKLLPGLGDAVLQGELYWRLADHVQAERGGQGARGKVAGLLNRRELKTADAAGIGLFVWDWPDGPMDMEARLDGLERLGFVDAKALTRPVAGADEVAAWRQRWYRSPLPFASDGVVIRQGRRPAASRWKPEPPHWAVAWKYPYGKALAEVRAVTFRVGRTGRITPLLRLQPVELDGRRIRQLGLGSLERWQALDVRPGDQVAIVLAGLTIPRLDSVVLRAAERAPVAVPDAGRHHALSCFRPSPGCEEQFLARLEWLGGKGGLDLRGLGRGTWARLGLEGMLDWLGLDAETLQARPGIGRARAQALQASFTAARQRPFTRWLKALGLPPSGGAALQGDWQELSERTALDWQSRDGLGPVRAERLVAFFQHPEVQALAATLQAEGISGFAPQ; encoded by the coding sequence ATGCCGCGTCGCATCGTTCCCCTCACCCTCGCCCTGCTGCCCATCCTCGCCACGCCCTGCCCCCGCTGGACCCCGGACCGCGCGGCTACCGAGCTGGAGCTGCTGGCCAGCCAGATCGGCCAATGGAACCTGGACTACCACCGCCTGGGCCGCTCGTCGGTGGACGACGAACTCTACGACCAGGCACGCGCCAGGCTCGAGCTGCTCCGCGACTGCTTCCCGGAGGTCGCACCGGAGCCACCCGACCCTCTGGCGGGCAACCGGGGGCCTCTGCCCCACCCGGTGCCCCAGACCGGCCTGGACAAGCTCGGCGGCCCGGACAGCCTCGAAGCGTGGCTGGGGCAGCGTCGGGACCTCTGGGTCCAGCCCAAGGTGGACGGGGTCGCCGTCACCCTGGAGTACCGCAAGGACCGGCTGGTGCGCGCCATCAGCCGGGGCGACGGCCGCCACGGCCAGGACTGGAGCGCCCAGGCCCGCCGGATACCGGCCATTCCCAAACTCCTGCCCGGCCTGGGCGATGCCGTGCTCCAAGGCGAGCTGTACTGGCGCCTGGCGGACCACGTGCAGGCCGAGCGCGGCGGCCAGGGCGCCCGGGGCAAGGTGGCGGGCCTGCTCAACCGCCGCGAACTGAAGACGGCAGACGCCGCCGGCATCGGCCTCTTCGTCTGGGACTGGCCGGACGGCCCGATGGACATGGAAGCGCGGCTGGACGGCCTGGAGCGGCTGGGATTCGTCGATGCCAAGGCCCTCACCCGCCCGGTGGCGGGCGCCGACGAGGTGGCCGCCTGGCGCCAGCGCTGGTACCGCTCGCCACTGCCCTTCGCCAGCGATGGCGTGGTGATCCGCCAGGGCCGGCGCCCCGCGGCGTCACGCTGGAAGCCGGAGCCGCCGCACTGGGCCGTCGCCTGGAAATACCCCTACGGCAAGGCACTGGCCGAGGTCCGCGCGGTGACTTTCAGGGTCGGCCGGACCGGACGCATCACACCGCTGCTGCGCCTGCAGCCGGTGGAGCTGGACGGCCGTCGCATCCGCCAGCTGGGCCTGGGCTCCCTGGAGCGCTGGCAGGCGCTGGATGTCCGCCCCGGCGACCAGGTGGCCATCGTCCTGGCCGGGCTCACCATTCCACGGCTGGACAGCGTGGTGCTGCGCGCCGCCGAGCGAGCGCCGGTAGCCGTTCCCGATGCCGGGCGCCATCACGCCCTCAGCTGCTTCCGACCGAGCCCCGGGTGCGAAGAGCAGTTCCTCGCCCGCCTGGAATGGCTGGGCGGCAAGGGCGGCCTGGACCTGCGGGGCCTGGGGCGCGGCACCTGGGCACGACTGGGGCTGGAGGGGATGCTGGACTGGCTGGGGCTGGACGCCGAGACGCTTCAGGCCAGGCCCGGAATCGGCCGGGCGCGGGCCCAGGCGTTGCAGGCGAGTTTCACCGCGGCGAGGCAACGGCCCTTCACGCGCTGGCTCAAGGCCCTCGGGCTGCCACCCAGCGGCGGAGCGGCGCTGCAGGGGGACTGGCAGGAACTGAGCGAACGGACGGCGCTGGACTGGCAATCCCGGGACGGCCTGGGACCGGTGCGGGCCGAGCGTCTGGTGGCCTTCTTCCAGCACCCGGAGGTCCAGGCCCTGGCGGCCACGCTGCAAGCCGAGGGGATCAGCGGCTTCGCGCCTCAGTAG
- a CDS encoding methyl-accepting chemotaxis protein, with the protein MSATSLFDSLLRSVGLRTLNQQFLFSYALMFLLAVTASVALYLSMSVSPETINVAGAQRMLSQKMTKEALLLRQGAIPRATLDATIAQFDQAHRDLLQGNPARNISALQEPAIARQMRQVGQLWAAFRPQLERGEGDLATLESASLNLLREMNKAVGLMAAHAENSQRRQMWLAFACVIGILLLVVLGRQFGLRPLIHRLGELEGALTRVGQGDFTQPLVGQRQDNEIGRIVAGYNLMREQVRGLLGQVKETGGHTRQHVDTVVTAAQAASDGVRLQHENLDQVATAMNEMSATVAEVARHAAHAAESARNADGCAKAGQQAVQRSSLLIGALSTQMAASAGQMNALRDETEGVGKVLEVITGIAEQTNLLALNAAIEAARAGEAGRGFAVVADEVRTLASRTQQSTGEIQAMIQRLQDGAQQAVSALQDSNRLVSENLSHIEQASEVLGSIVVAVDSISAMNTQIATAAEEQSQVAQDIDQRVTEISSLAERSRDDAHSVMQASQRIQGEVQELNGHLDHFRT; encoded by the coding sequence ATGTCCGCCACGTCCCTCTTCGATTCGCTGCTCCGTTCCGTCGGGCTGCGTACCCTCAACCAGCAGTTCCTCTTCTCCTATGCGCTGATGTTCCTGCTGGCGGTCACCGCCTCGGTGGCGCTCTACCTCAGCATGTCGGTGTCGCCGGAGACCATCAACGTGGCCGGTGCCCAGCGCATGCTCAGCCAGAAGATGACCAAGGAAGCGCTGCTGCTGCGCCAGGGCGCCATCCCCCGCGCCACCCTGGACGCCACCATCGCCCAGTTCGACCAGGCCCACCGCGACCTGCTGCAGGGCAACCCGGCGCGCAACATCAGCGCCCTCCAGGAGCCGGCGATAGCCCGGCAGATGCGCCAGGTGGGGCAGCTCTGGGCCGCCTTCCGCCCGCAACTGGAACGGGGCGAAGGTGACCTGGCCACCCTGGAGTCCGCCTCCCTGAACCTGCTCAGGGAGATGAACAAGGCGGTGGGCCTGATGGCCGCCCATGCCGAGAACTCCCAGCGCCGGCAGATGTGGCTGGCCTTCGCCTGCGTGATCGGCATTCTCCTGCTGGTGGTGTTGGGCCGGCAGTTCGGCCTGCGTCCGCTGATCCATCGCCTGGGCGAACTGGAGGGCGCGCTGACCCGGGTGGGGCAGGGGGATTTCACCCAGCCCCTGGTGGGCCAGCGCCAGGACAACGAGATCGGCCGCATCGTCGCCGGCTACAACCTGATGCGCGAGCAGGTGCGTGGCCTGCTGGGGCAGGTGAAGGAAACCGGCGGCCATACCCGCCAGCATGTGGACACCGTGGTGACGGCCGCCCAAGCCGCCAGCGACGGCGTGCGCCTGCAGCACGAGAACCTGGACCAGGTGGCCACCGCGATGAACGAGATGAGCGCCACGGTCGCCGAAGTGGCCCGCCACGCGGCCCACGCCGCCGAGTCGGCGCGCAATGCCGATGGCTGTGCCAAGGCCGGGCAGCAGGCGGTGCAGCGCAGCTCCCTGCTGATCGGCGCCCTGTCCACGCAGATGGCCGCCAGCGCCGGGCAGATGAATGCCCTGCGGGACGAGACCGAAGGCGTGGGCAAGGTGCTGGAGGTGATCACCGGCATCGCCGAACAGACCAACCTGCTGGCGCTGAACGCCGCCATCGAGGCGGCGCGGGCCGGCGAGGCCGGGCGTGGCTTCGCCGTGGTGGCGGACGAGGTGCGCACCCTGGCCAGCCGCACCCAGCAGTCCACCGGCGAGATCCAGGCCATGATCCAGCGCCTGCAGGACGGCGCCCAGCAGGCGGTGTCCGCGCTGCAGGACAGCAACCGCCTGGTGAGCGAGAACCTCAGCCATATCGAGCAGGCCAGCGAGGTGCTGGGCAGCATCGTCGTGGCGGTGGACAGCATCAGCGCCATGAATACCCAGATCGCTACCGCCGCCGAGGAGCAGAGCCAGGTGGCCCAGGATATCGACCAGCGGGTGACGGAAATCTCCAGCCTGGCCGAGCGCAGCCGCGATGACGCCCACAGCGTGATGCAGGCCAGCCAGCGCATTCAGGGGGAAGTGCAGGAACTGAACGGGCACCTGGATCATTTTCGCACCTGA
- a CDS encoding c-type cytochrome — MNAKKFLILAALCLGLAACGGVDPNSPLGKRQAIFKDMLRTSEDLGGMLRGRIAFDDDRFAQGAVRLEELSRQPWQHFPQAHEGDADSAARDEVWQRQERFQALARELEAATVQLASAVKVRPFTAQGVAPLVQKVEDGCEACHQEFRAY, encoded by the coding sequence ATGAACGCCAAGAAGTTTCTGATCCTCGCCGCCCTCTGCCTGGGCCTTGCCGCCTGTGGCGGGGTTGACCCCAATTCGCCGCTGGGCAAGCGCCAGGCGATCTTCAAGGACATGCTCCGCACCAGTGAAGACCTGGGGGGCATGCTGCGTGGACGCATCGCCTTCGATGACGACCGCTTCGCCCAGGGCGCCGTCCGCCTGGAGGAACTGTCCCGCCAGCCCTGGCAGCATTTCCCGCAGGCCCATGAGGGCGATGCCGACAGCGCCGCCCGCGACGAGGTCTGGCAGCGCCAGGAGCGTTTCCAGGCATTGGCCCGGGAACTGGAGGCCGCCACGGTCCAGCTGGCCAGCGCGGTGAAGGTGCGTCCCTTCACCGCCCAGGGTGTCGCGCCCCTGGTGCAGAAGGTGGAGGACGGCTGCGAGGCCTGTCACCAGGAATTCCGCGCCTACTGA